The Streptomyces sp. NBC_01268 genome window below encodes:
- a CDS encoding S8 family peptidase yields MSVMRDSRRRLAAASAIAVAALALGSLSAVPATAAGPAAEGVILNAGAEGTVANSYIVTLRESAAQAETAKGRAVATKFGAKIRRTYTAALNGYSVELSEAQARKLAADPAVETVSQNRVFHVDGTQPSPPSWGLDRIDQKALPLNQSYTYPDSAGQGVTAYIIDTGVRITHSDFGGRASYGYDAIDNDNTAQDGHGHGTHVAGTVAGSSYGVAKKAKIVGVRVLDNSGSGTTEQVVAGIDWVTQNAVKPAVANMSLGGGVDSVLDDAVRRSIASGVTYGVAAGNETDNAANHSPARVAEAITVGATTSTDAKASYSNYGSGLDLFAPGSSITSSWNTSDSATNTISGTSMATPHVVGAAALWLGANPTATPAQVSEALVAAATPNVVTSPGSGSPNRLLYVGGGTTPPPTGPKFENTADYAVNDNATVESPVTVSGVTGNAPAALQVPVNIVHTYIGDLQVQLIAPDGSAYTLKAFGTGGSADNINTTYTVNASSEVANGTWKLRVTDNAAYDTGKIDSWALQF; encoded by the coding sequence ATGTCCGTGATGCGTGATTCCAGGCGCAGGCTGGCCGCCGCGAGCGCCATCGCCGTCGCCGCCCTCGCGCTCGGCTCCCTCTCCGCCGTCCCGGCCACCGCCGCCGGGCCCGCCGCCGAAGGCGTCATCCTGAACGCCGGGGCCGAGGGCACCGTCGCCAACAGCTACATCGTCACCCTCCGCGAATCCGCCGCCCAGGCGGAGACCGCGAAGGGGCGGGCCGTCGCGACGAAGTTCGGCGCGAAGATCCGGCGCACGTACACCGCGGCCCTCAACGGCTACTCCGTCGAGCTCTCCGAGGCGCAGGCCAGGAAGCTGGCGGCCGACCCGGCCGTCGAGACCGTCAGCCAGAACCGGGTCTTCCACGTCGACGGCACGCAGCCCTCCCCGCCGTCCTGGGGCCTCGACCGGATCGACCAGAAGGCCCTCCCGCTCAACCAGAGCTACACGTACCCGGACAGCGCGGGCCAGGGCGTCACGGCGTACATCATCGACACCGGCGTCCGCATCACCCACAGCGACTTCGGCGGGCGCGCCTCCTACGGCTACGACGCCATCGACAACGACAACACCGCCCAGGACGGGCACGGCCACGGCACGCACGTCGCCGGCACCGTCGCGGGCTCGTCGTACGGCGTCGCCAAGAAGGCGAAGATCGTCGGCGTCCGCGTCCTCGACAACTCCGGCTCCGGCACCACCGAGCAGGTCGTCGCGGGCATCGACTGGGTGACGCAGAACGCCGTCAAGCCGGCCGTGGCCAACATGAGCCTCGGCGGCGGGGTCGACAGCGTCCTCGACGACGCGGTGCGCCGCTCCATCGCCTCCGGCGTCACCTACGGCGTCGCCGCCGGCAACGAGACCGACAACGCGGCCAACCACTCGCCCGCCCGGGTCGCCGAGGCCATCACGGTCGGCGCCACCACCTCGACCGACGCCAAGGCCAGCTACTCCAACTACGGCAGCGGCCTCGACCTCTTCGCCCCCGGCTCGTCCATCACCTCGTCCTGGAACACCAGCGACTCGGCGACCAACACCATCTCCGGTACGTCGATGGCGACCCCGCACGTGGTCGGCGCCGCCGCCCTCTGGCTGGGCGCCAACCCGACGGCCACCCCGGCGCAGGTCTCCGAGGCGCTGGTCGCCGCCGCGACCCCGAACGTCGTCACCAGCCCCGGCAGCGGCTCGCCGAACCGGCTGCTGTACGTCGGCGGCGGCACCACCCCGCCGCCCACCGGCCCGAAGTTCGAGAACACCGCGGACTACGCGGTCAACGACAACGCGACCGTCGAGTCCCCGGTGACCGTCAGCGGCGTCACGGGCAACGCCCCGGCCGCCCTCCAGGTGCCGGTGAACATCGTGCACACCTACATCGGTGACCTCCAGGTCCAGCTGATAGCCCCCGACGGCTCGGCGTACACCCTGAAGGCCTTCGGCACCGGCGGCAGCGCGGACAACATCAACACCACGTACACCGTCAACGCCTCCTCCGAGGTCGCGAACGGCACGTGGAAGCTGCGGGTCACGGACAACGCGGCCTACGACACCGGAAAGATCGACTCCTGGGCGCTGCAGTTCTGA
- a CDS encoding serpin family protein, with translation MRGDTVRAVNRMTARWAGALPAGGSTVLSAAGVWPLLAPLADGAAGAAREELAEALGLPAEAAAGAARELVAGLGAIPGVASATGLWARAELRLRDSWVAGLPDAVLGRLTGDAAADRKALDAWAAERTGGLVPALPVAVDEETLLVLASAQTVRTTWVDPFWTRKARLTSGPWSGRTVTRLHRSTPALDDVGLADTEAGPLTVLRVRGDTGVDVHLLLGEPAAASGAVLRAGLDVLEGRSPAVPGDRLPTGDPGPGLEVRTARSTTPDPRLSASVPAFALSAGHDLLAHHGLFGLTAARDADRGHFPGVGDVPLAIGQGRQAATAEFTAQGFEAASVAAFGAFGAGAPPSTYTVRVVAVEVDRPFGFLAVHRASGLVLTAGWVERP, from the coding sequence ATGCGGGGCGACACGGTACGGGCGGTCAACCGGATGACGGCACGATGGGCCGGGGCGCTTCCGGCGGGCGGGAGCACCGTCCTGTCGGCGGCGGGCGTCTGGCCCCTGCTGGCCCCTCTCGCGGACGGCGCCGCCGGAGCGGCCAGGGAGGAGCTGGCGGAGGCGCTCGGGCTGCCGGCGGAGGCGGCGGCCGGAGCGGCCCGCGAGCTGGTGGCCGGCCTCGGCGCGATCCCCGGGGTGGCCTCGGCCACCGGTCTGTGGGCCCGCGCGGAACTGCGGCTGCGCGACTCCTGGGTGGCGGGCCTGCCGGACGCGGTGCTCGGCCGGCTCACCGGGGACGCCGCGGCCGACCGCAAGGCGCTGGACGCGTGGGCGGCCGAGCGCACGGGCGGCCTGGTCCCGGCGCTGCCGGTCGCCGTGGACGAGGAGACGCTGCTCGTCCTCGCCTCGGCCCAGACGGTGCGGACGACCTGGGTCGATCCGTTCTGGACCCGCAAGGCCCGGCTGACGAGCGGCCCTTGGTCGGGCCGGACGGTGACCCGGCTGCACCGCTCCACGCCCGCGCTCGACGACGTCGGCCTGGCCGACACGGAGGCGGGGCCGCTGACGGTGCTGCGGGTCCGCGGCGACACGGGGGTCGACGTGCACCTCCTGCTGGGCGAGCCGGCGGCGGCGTCCGGTGCCGTCCTGCGCGCCGGGCTCGACGTCCTGGAGGGCCGCTCTCCCGCCGTCCCCGGCGACCGGCTCCCGACCGGCGATCCGGGCCCCGGGCTGGAGGTCCGCACCGCGCGCAGCACGACGCCGGACCCGCGCCTGTCGGCGTCGGTCCCGGCCTTCGCCCTCTCCGCCGGGCACGACCTGCTGGCCCACCACGGGCTGTTCGGCCTGACCGCCGCGCGGGACGCCGACCGCGGCCACTTCCCCGGTGTCGGCGACGTCCCGCTCGCGATCGGGCAGGGCCGGCAGGCGGCGACGGCCGAGTTCACGGCGCAGGGCTTCGAGGCGGCGTCGGTGGCGGCCTTCGGAGCGTTCGGCGCGGGTGCGCCGCCCTCGACGTACACGGTCCGGGTCGTCGCCGTCGAGGTCGACCGCCCGTTCGGCTTCCTGGCCGTCCACCGCGCCTCGGGCCTGGTCCTGACGGCGGGCTGGGTGGAGCGGCCCTGA
- a CDS encoding DUF4190 domain-containing protein produces MDPSQPPQDSPAPGTPTPPPAELPAGPPAAPPAGPAQTPGGAFAPPAGPPAPPVGPGGPAAPGPYGAPGPYQVPGPYTPYGPYGPQGPGGAGPYGAPRPGTNGLAVASLVSGIVCCLPPLGLILGLVALPRIRKQQQKGKGLAVAGIALSTVSCLLVVLGFATGGFASFWEGFQEGVDKAGSSKSAFSLRKGECFDVPGKMEEYTENVDIVDCAKPHEGEVTGSFKITGYAKWPGDKALDGLAEERCQEINDAYTLDKWAVPDDVWTYYYLPSSMSWRGGDRTVTCTYGTDKTPFSGSLRKDGFTLNADQHAFLLAVNAIDTALMKEPEEDADADLDANTAWAREVLTTVTAEAQGLRTRGWPAAVERPVVELADKLDAAGKKWRKLAAAQDDEAFWAEYEKAYDALDPKMESAARRALGLADTLNRDSEKV; encoded by the coding sequence GTGGACCCGTCCCAGCCGCCCCAGGATTCCCCGGCCCCGGGGACCCCGACGCCGCCTCCCGCGGAGTTGCCCGCCGGGCCGCCTGCCGCGCCGCCCGCCGGACCCGCGCAGACTCCGGGCGGGGCGTTCGCGCCGCCCGCCGGTCCGCCCGCGCCGCCCGTCGGGCCCGGCGGTCCGGCCGCGCCCGGGCCGTACGGTGCCCCCGGGCCGTACCAGGTTCCCGGGCCCTACACGCCGTACGGCCCGTACGGACCGCAGGGGCCCGGTGGCGCCGGTCCCTACGGGGCGCCCCGGCCGGGCACCAACGGACTGGCCGTCGCCTCCCTCGTCTCCGGCATCGTCTGCTGTCTGCCGCCCCTCGGACTGATCCTGGGCCTGGTCGCCCTGCCCCGGATCCGGAAGCAGCAGCAGAAGGGCAAGGGCCTCGCCGTCGCGGGCATCGCCCTGTCCACGGTGAGCTGCCTCCTCGTCGTCCTCGGCTTCGCGACCGGCGGCTTCGCCTCGTTCTGGGAGGGCTTCCAGGAGGGCGTGGACAAGGCGGGCTCCTCCAAGTCCGCCTTCTCGCTGCGCAAGGGCGAGTGCTTCGACGTGCCCGGGAAGATGGAGGAGTACACCGAGAACGTCGACATCGTCGACTGCGCGAAGCCCCACGAGGGCGAGGTCACCGGCAGCTTCAAGATCACCGGCTACGCCAAGTGGCCCGGCGACAAGGCCCTCGACGGCCTCGCCGAGGAGCGCTGCCAGGAGATCAACGACGCGTACACGCTGGACAAGTGGGCCGTCCCGGACGATGTCTGGACCTACTACTACCTGCCCAGCAGCATGTCCTGGCGGGGCGGCGACCGCACGGTGACCTGCACCTACGGCACGGACAAGACGCCCTTCTCCGGCTCCCTGCGCAAGGACGGCTTCACCCTCAACGCCGACCAGCACGCCTTCCTGCTGGCCGTCAACGCGATCGACACGGCCCTCATGAAGGAGCCCGAGGAGGACGCCGACGCCGACCTCGACGCCAACACGGCCTGGGCCCGGGAGGTCCTCACGACCGTCACGGCGGAGGCCCAGGGGCTGCGCACCCGCGGCTGGCCGGCCGCCGTCGAGCGGCCGGTGGTCGAGCTGGCGGACAAGCTGGACGCCGCCGGGAAGAAGTGGCGGAAGCTGGCGGCGGCGCAGGACGACGAGGCGTTCTGGGCGGAGTACGAGAAGGCGTACGACGCGCTCGACCCGAAGATGGAGTCCGCGGCCCGCCGGGCGCTCGGCCTCGCCGACACCCTCAACCGCGACAGCGAGAAG